A single window of Anopheles moucheti chromosome 2, idAnoMoucSN_F20_07, whole genome shotgun sequence DNA harbors:
- the LOC128299596 gene encoding uncharacterized protein LOC128299596, with protein sequence MATRAIIYETVLLYGVGPDCVCVLAVRTTINATAACTTVASIVQVHPISPVPVPSNVFAMKLLWFVVFLLALVCAAFGQECPQGFDHQQGQCVTKRPVHGECPANSKYDLNKNLCVYT encoded by the exons ATGGCCACGAGAGCGATCATTTATG AAACGGTTCTTCTATACGGAGTGGGCCCGGACTGTGTATGTGTACTAGCCGTACGGACGACTATAAATGCAACAGCAGCCTGCACTACGGTTGCATCAATCGTGCAAGTGCATCCAATCAgtccggttccggttccaTCCAACGTTTTCG CAATGAAATTGCTGTGGTTTGTCGTGTTTCTGCTGGCCCTGGTTTGTGCGGCTTTCGGGCAGGAATGTCCGCAAGGTTTCGATCATCAGCAGGGCCAATGCGTAACGAAGCGGCCCGTGCACGGCGAATGTCCCGCCAACTCCAAGTACGACCTCAACAAGAACCTGTGCGTGTACACGTAG
- the LOC128298417 gene encoding uncharacterized protein LOC128298417 yields the protein MKFLWFITFLLALVGMIAGDACPKGFKSQNNKCVSPRPVHGDCPKGSTYSAKVNLCVHN from the coding sequence ATGAAATTCCTGTGGTTCATCACCTTCCTGCTCGCGCTCGTCGGCATGATCGCTGGTGATGCGTGCCCGAAAGGCTTCAAGTCGCAGAACAACAAGTGCGTCAGCCCGCGCCCAGTGCACGGCGACTGCCCGAAGGGTTCGACTTACAGCGCCAAAGTTAACCTGTGTGTTCACAACTAG
- the LOC128297874 gene encoding NADH dehydrogenase [ubiquinone] 1 beta subcomplex subunit 2, mitochondrial-like, which produces MLASRALLVGRLLARGVAAKKVNPTGLRNQIVRHGHDWSYRVNGPKPELLARVGAQVAGGFMWWWILWHLFHEYEHITGEFDYPDPSSWTNAELGIPASDLDE; this is translated from the exons ATGCTGGCTTCCCGTGCACTTTTGGTCGGAAGACTGCTGGCTCGTGGTGTCGCTGCCAAGAAGGTGAACCCCACTGGTCTTCGCAACCAGATCGTACGCCATGGACACGA CTGGTCCTATCGAGTAAATGGTCCGAAGCCGGAGTTGCTGGCACGAGTTGGTGCGCAAGTCGCCGGAGGCTTCATGTGGTGGTGGATTCTGTGGCATCTGTTCCACGAGTACGAACACATTACG GGTGAATTCGACTATCCCGACCCGTCTTCGTGGACCAACGCTGAGCTGGGTATTCCGGCAAGTGATTTGGACGAGTGA